A single region of the Kwoniella botswanensis chromosome 1, complete sequence genome encodes:
- a CDS encoding ribose 5-phosphate isomerase → MTKGSDLMSQPPYTIVLACDDAGHDYKSTLKSLLEADKRVKGVIDVGVHKNEEGKIDKTAYPHVAVDAARKIINGEADRGLLVCGTGMGVAISANKVPGIRASVAHDSFSVERLIKSNNAQILCLGQRVIGIEVAKKLVGEWLGHTFDPESASNEKVKTIHDYDGFGYEAVPGGCS, encoded by the exons ATGACGAAAGGATCTGATCTCA TGTCCCAACCACCGTACACCATAGTCCTAGCTTGCGACGACGCAGGACACGACTACAAGTCCACTCTGAAATCACTCCTCGAAGCTGACAAACGAGTCAAGGGAGTGATCGATGTGGGAGTACAcaagaatgaagaagggaagatagaCAAGACTGCTTATCCTCATGTAGCTGTGGATGCTGCTAGGAAAATTATCAATGGAGAGGCTGACAGGGGTTTGTTAGTATGTGGAACGG GTATGGGCGTGGCCATCTCCGCCAACAAAGTCCCAGGTATCCGAGCCTCCGTAGCCCACGACAGTTTCTCAGTTgagagattgatcaaatcgAACAACGCTCAGATACTATGTCTCGGTCAGAGAGTGATAGGTATAGAAGTAGCTAAGAAGCTGGTAGGCGAGTGGTTAGGTCACACATTCGATCCTGAAAGTGCATCAAATGAAAAAGTGAAAACTATACATGACTATGATGGGTTCGGATATGAGGCTGTACCCGGAGGATGTAGCTAG
- a CDS encoding dihydroxyacetone kinase, translated as MTDRHIFPDHTTLVFRSLRGLVASNPYLNLIPSLKVVYRADHDSSKVSLICGGGSGHEPGTVGFVGKGLLSASVAGDVFASPSARQVNAAIKMVGSEKGVILIITNYTGDNLHFGLARLMAQSAGAKNVELVVVGDDVSVPRSRGKYLGRRCLAGITLVCKIMGAGSEADMSFDELVPLGRSLSSNTASIAVALDHCHVPGRSGDGDWHIEEGRCEIGLGLHNETGVFNIAQPGPEELITKLLDLLLKQDDPERSFVKFKDGDELVLLVNNMGAMSELEMGAVVDEVLVQLESRNIIPVRILQGPFMGSMNMPGISLSLLNLTNVAEENSFVSTSRLLELLDAPHNSPAWPATSQRYPLPEDLRNRKREDAFTEVEEEKEEVYTGGAKLVVDPKPIQQAMKTAAENVLALEPQLTKWDTIVGDGDCGETCALGAKGVLSALSKGLGSNGDLVELFRTLTQVIDDSMGGTLGAIFSIFLAGLTTSLIKHAEAKPDEKVNEEFFGKVVKEALDTLQQRTAARVGHRTVMDSLIPFAETLSNQGNLQNAVEECVKGGENTIKQEAKMGRAAYAGTGAERGEMPPDPGAMAFVEVIKAIGKVFA; from the exons ATGACAGACAGACACATTTTCCCCGATCACACCACCTTGGTATTTAGATCCCTTCGAGGTCTAGTAGCTTCCAACCcttacctcaacctcatcccctccctCAAGGTAGTCTATCGAGCAGACCATGATTCTTCCAAAGTTTCTTTGATCTGCGGAGGTGGTTCCGGTCACGAACCCGGTACAGTTGGATTTGTGGGTAAAGGGTTGTTGTCTGCCAGTGTAGCGGGAGATGTATTTGCTAGTCCCAGTGCGAGGCAGGTTAACGCTGCGATTAAGATGGTTGGAAGTGAAAAGGGTGTTATattgatcatcaccaatT ACACCGGTGATAACCTTCATTTCGGTTTGGCGAGACTTATGGCACAATCTGCAGGAGCCAAGAACGTAGAGTTGGTGGTTGTCGGTGACGATGTATCTGTACCGAGATCAAGAGGGAAATATCTTGGTAGAAGATGTTTGGCAGGTATAACTTTAG TGTGCAAGATAATGGGAGCAGGTTCAGAAGCCGACATGTCATTTGACGAATTGGTACCCCTCGGTCGATCATTATCTTCAAATACCGCTTCGATAGCTGTTGCATTAGACCATTGTCACGTACCGGGTAgaagtggtgatggtgattggcatatcgaagaaggtagatgtGAGATTGGTTTAGGGTTGCATAACGAGACT GGAGTATTCAACATCGCTCAACCAGGTCCAGAGGAACTAATCACCAAGCTTCTCGACTTACTCCTCAAGCAAGATGATCCCGAACGATCATTTGTGAAATTCAAAGATGGGGACGAGCTCGTGTTGCTTGTGAACAATATGGGAGCGATGAGCGAGTTGGAAATGGGTGCGGTGGTAGATGAAGTATTGGTACAACTTG AATCCCGAAATATCATCCCCGTCCGTATACTCCAAGGACCATTCATGGGCTCAATGAACATGCCCGgtatctccctctccctaCTCAACTTGACCAACGTTGCCGAGGAGAACTCTTTCGTATCTACCTCAAGACTGTTGGAATTGCTTGACGCACCCCACAACTCACCCGCTTGGCCTGCCACTTCTCAGAGGTACCCCCTTCCCGAGGATTTGAGGAACAGGAAGAGGGAAGACGCGTTTAcggaggtggaagaggagaaagaggaggttTACACTGGAGGGGCCAAGCTGGTCG TCGATCCAAAACCTATTCAACAAGCTATGAAAACCGCTGCTGAGAATGTATTAGCCCTGGAACCCCAATTGACTAAATGGGATACC ATCGTCGGTGATGGCGATTGCGGAGAGACCTGTGCCCTAGGTGCCAAAGGAGTTTTATCAGCCCTATCAAAAGGTCTAGGATCGAATGGAGATCTCGTAGAGCTCTTCCGAACCTTGACTCAAGTCATTGACGACTCGATGGGTGGTACACTCGGAGCGATCTTTTCGATTTTCCTTGCGGGTCTCACAACTTCTCTAATCAAGCATGCTGAGGCGAAACCCGATGAGAAGGTGAACGAAGAATTCTTTGGAAAGGTTGTaaaagaagctttggatacTTTACAACAGCGTACAGCAGCTAGAGTAGGACATCGCACAGTTATGGATTCTCTCATTCCTTTTGCCGAAACCCTCTCCAACCAAGGTAATTTACAGAATGCTGTAGAGGAATGTGTGAAAGGTGGTGAGAATACGATTAAACAGGAGGCTAAGATGGGAAGAGCGGCTTATGCTGGTACGGGTGCTGAGAGAGGCGAAATGCCTCCTGATCCTGGAGCGATGGCTTTTGTGGAAGTTATCAAAGCTATAGGCAAGGTATTCGCCTGA
- a CDS encoding 54S ribosomal protein L27, mitochondrial, with protein MLALTRPAISSSFSELRSQLFAGPSSLANQVRFASKAAGGKSRNGRESSGKRLGVKRFGDQYVPPGSILIRQRGQTFLPGQNVAQGKDFTLYAVQPGYVKFYQHHLPYPHLSRPDQPGPQNLAPVKRPRQLKQFVGIVADREERLPRDELSRGRERRFWGWPKEKAEVIRQEGEVASL; from the exons ATGCTTGCTCTCACCCGTCCAGCCATATCGTCGTCTTTCTCAGAGCTCAGATCTCAGTTATTCGCTGGACCATCCA GTTTGGCGAACCAAGTTCGATTCGCATCGAAAGCTGCAGGTGGTAAATCGAGGAATGGAAGGGAATCTTCAGGTAAGAGATTAGGAGTGAAGAGGTTTGGAG ACCAATACGTACCGCCAGGCTCCATCCTGATTCGTCAAAGAGGCCAAACTTTCCTTCCAGGGCAGAACGTCGCCCAAGGTAAAGACTTCACTCTATACGCCGTTCAACCAGGATATGTAAAATTCTATCAACATCACTTACCTTATCCTCACTTATCACGACCTGATCAACCTGGTCCTCAGAACCTCGCACCGGTAAAGAGACCAAGGCAGTTAAAGCAGTTTGTAGGGATTGTAGCCGatagagaagagagattaccTCGTGATGAGTTGAGTAGAGGGAGAGAAAGGAGGTTTTGGGGTTGGCCTAAGGAGAAGGCTGAGGTAATAAGgcaagaaggagaagtagcTTCTTTATAG
- a CDS encoding DNA repair protein RAD51 — translation MASQEQDPFVGGEGEEDFDLMAPLLVAKLQEAGISAQDTKKLSDAGYHTVEAVAFTPKKTLCTIKGISEQKADKILTEACKMVPMGFTTATEMHSRRSELVHITTGSTGLDTILGGGIETGAITELYGEFRTGKSQICHTLAVTCQLPVSMGGGEGKCLYIDTEGTFRPVRMLAVAERFGLNGEEVLDNIAYARAYNADHQLQLLVQASAMMAESRFSLLIVDSCTSLYRTDFSGRGELSARQMHLAKFLRTLMRLADEFGIAVVVTNQVVAQVDGGQFAVADAKKPIGGNIMAHASTTRLNLRKGRGSSRVCKIVDSPCLPEAEAIFAINANGIGDPEEMKEQ, via the exons ATGGCATCGCAAGAACAAGATCCTTTTGTCGGcggggaaggtgaagaagatttcgatttgatggCTCCCTTGCTGGTGGCAAAattacag GAAGCAggaatatcagctcaagatACGAAGAAACTCTCTGATGCAGGGTATCATACGGTCGAAGCTGTTGCTTTCACACCTAAGAAAACGTTATGTACGATTAAAGGTATAAGTGAACAAAAAGCCGATAAGATATTGACGGAAG CATGTAAGATGGTACCGATGGGATTCACAACTGCTACGGAGATGCATTCGAGAAGATCTGAATTGGTACATATCACTACTGGATCCACGGGCCTGGATACCATCTTAGGAG GTGGTATCGAAACTGGTGCGATCACAGAATTATATG GTGAATTTAGAACTGGTAAATCTCAGATATGCCATACATTAGCAGTAACATGTCAG CTGCCCGTGTCGatgggaggtggagaagggaaaTGTCTTTATATCGACACAGAAGGCACTTTCCGACCGGTCAGAATGTTAGCAGTAGCAGAGCGATTCGGATTGAACGGCGAAGAAGTATTGGATAATATAGCTTATGCGAGAGCGTATAATGCCGATCATCAACTGCAATTGTTGGTACAGGCTAGTGCGATGATGGCCGAGTCTAG ATTCTCACTACTCATTGTCGATTCGTGTACTTCACTTTACCGAACGGATTTCTCAGGTCGAGGAGAATTATCAGCTAGACAGATGCATTTAGCTAAATTCCTCAGAACACTCATGAGATTGGCGGATGAA TTCGGTATAGCTGTGGTTGTCACCAACCAAGTGGTAGCTCAGGTAGACGGGGGGCAATTCGCAGTAGCAGATGCCAAGAAACCtat TGGAGGAAACATCATGGCTCATGCTTCGACAACGCGACTGAACCTCCGAAAAGGAAGGGGGTCATCGCGTGTGTGTAAAATTGTGGATTCTCCTTGTTTACCTGAAGCAGAAGCTATCTTCgctatcaa CGCCAATGGTATCGGTGATccagaagagatgaaggagcaGTAA